The following are encoded in a window of Pseudomonas sp. JQ170C genomic DNA:
- a CDS encoding TonB-dependent siderophore receptor: MSQPLLRAPVRLSLLASSLLLSQWSLAQSAPVDFDVPATSLEKSLNAVARQSSAQILFASEITAGKSAPALHGRYTLQEALERLLGKSGLTAQERDEHTYLVVPSGSAPVTEAAASGAGAVELASLEISSSRLNSDLVPQARQVNVIEREQLEQLRQGSDGLATLLAKSIPGMADSSRTITDYGQTLRGRTMLVLVDGVPLNTNRDSSRNLANIDPALIERIEVIRGSSAIYGAGATGGIISITTRPAGGEPRAQTSLTAVSPLSQLDSDGLGGQLQHHLSGSQGQVDYALDFGARHIGSSYDANGHRIAPEPSQGDLFDSNTYNIGGKLGLRLDEVQRIQLSASHYNAEQNTDYTSDPSVASLPPGSVPARPLSGLSLDEQNQIKNTLLNLEYAHADILGGSLNAQLYYRDYFTRFTPFDARAVATRGRNVDQVMQNSEVFGSRVTLRTPLGSQGNTELLWGADFNQERSDMPIDIFDPQVYDASGGRVFDKIGKLTYLPDLTTRSVGGFAQLQHKFNDQWSMEGGIRYEYATAEYDDFIPLSESTAAQPATVQGGDVHYDSVLSNFSVTYSPVAGQEVYAAFSQGFQLPDIGVQLRNARRGFDLDASNLEPVKTNNYELGWRGALGEETLASLAVFYTTSKLGDVQSFNNGLILTRTKERIYGVEGSADWLTSDERWGAGGTFTWMKGREQPDGGDWQDMTGYRIPPLKLTAYVQFKPSEVWSNRVQATYFEGEDYRLHGVASFGRRKVDGYTTVDLISQYQLSNDDQVSVGLQNLFNRDYYPLYSQLMRSSTNTSHLPAPGTVLTASYTHQW; the protein is encoded by the coding sequence GTGAGTCAGCCCCTCCTGCGTGCGCCTGTGCGCCTATCCTTGCTGGCCAGCAGCCTGCTGCTCAGCCAATGGTCGTTGGCGCAATCTGCACCGGTCGATTTCGATGTTCCAGCCACATCGCTGGAGAAATCCCTCAATGCCGTAGCCCGCCAATCCTCGGCACAGATCCTGTTTGCCAGCGAAATCACGGCCGGCAAGAGCGCACCGGCGTTGCACGGCCGCTATACCTTGCAGGAAGCCCTCGAACGGCTACTGGGCAAGAGCGGGCTGACCGCCCAGGAGCGAGACGAACACACGTACCTGGTGGTGCCGAGCGGCTCCGCGCCGGTCACTGAGGCAGCCGCCAGCGGGGCGGGTGCGGTAGAGCTGGCCAGCCTGGAAATCAGCTCGTCGCGGCTCAACAGCGACCTGGTGCCGCAAGCCCGGCAGGTCAATGTCATCGAGCGCGAGCAGCTGGAGCAGCTGCGCCAGGGTTCCGATGGCCTGGCCACCTTGCTGGCCAAAAGCATTCCCGGCATGGCCGACTCCAGCCGCACCATCACCGACTACGGCCAGACACTGCGCGGCCGTACGATGCTGGTGCTGGTCGATGGCGTTCCGCTCAACACCAACCGCGACTCCTCACGCAATCTGGCGAACATCGACCCGGCACTGATCGAGCGCATCGAAGTGATCCGCGGCAGCAGCGCAATCTACGGGGCGGGGGCAACCGGCGGCATCATCTCCATCACCACCCGCCCGGCCGGTGGTGAACCGCGTGCGCAGACCAGCCTGACCGCGGTATCGCCCCTGAGCCAACTGGACAGTGATGGCCTTGGCGGCCAGTTGCAGCATCACCTGTCCGGCTCCCAGGGCCAGGTCGATTACGCCCTGGACTTCGGTGCCCGGCACATTGGCTCGTCCTATGACGCCAACGGCCATCGCATCGCCCCGGAGCCCAGCCAGGGCGACCTGTTCGATTCCAACACCTACAACATCGGCGGCAAACTGGGCTTGCGCCTCGATGAAGTCCAGCGCATCCAGCTGTCGGCGAGCCATTACAACGCCGAGCAGAACACCGATTACACCTCTGATCCGTCTGTGGCCAGCCTGCCTCCGGGGTCGGTGCCGGCGCGGCCGCTGTCAGGCTTGTCGCTGGACGAGCAGAACCAGATCAAGAACACCCTGCTGAACCTTGAGTATGCCCACGCCGACATCCTCGGTGGCTCGCTCAATGCGCAGCTCTACTACCGGGATTACTTCACCCGCTTTACGCCCTTCGATGCACGGGCGGTGGCCACGCGTGGGCGCAATGTCGATCAGGTGATGCAGAACAGCGAAGTGTTCGGCAGCCGGGTCACCCTGCGCACTCCGCTCGGCAGCCAGGGCAATACCGAGCTGTTGTGGGGCGCTGACTTCAACCAGGAACGCAGCGACATGCCCATCGACATCTTCGATCCGCAGGTGTACGACGCCAGTGGCGGCAGGGTGTTCGACAAGATCGGCAAGCTGACCTACCTGCCCGACCTGACCACGCGCAGTGTCGGCGGCTTTGCGCAGCTGCAGCACAAGTTCAACGATCAATGGTCGATGGAGGGCGGTATACGTTACGAATACGCCACCGCCGAATACGACGACTTCATCCCGCTGTCGGAGTCGACCGCTGCCCAGCCCGCCACCGTCCAGGGAGGGGACGTTCACTACGATTCGGTACTGTCCAACTTCAGCGTGACCTACTCGCCGGTGGCGGGCCAGGAAGTGTATGCGGCGTTCAGCCAGGGTTTCCAGTTGCCCGATATTGGCGTGCAACTGCGCAATGCCCGCCGCGGCTTTGATCTCGACGCCTCGAACCTGGAGCCGGTGAAGACCAACAATTACGAGTTGGGCTGGCGCGGCGCCCTGGGCGAGGAGACCCTGGCGTCGCTGGCGGTGTTCTACACCACCTCCAAGCTCGGGGATGTGCAGAGCTTCAACAACGGCCTGATCCTGACGCGCACCAAAGAGCGCATCTACGGTGTGGAAGGCAGCGCCGACTGGCTGACCAGCGACGAGCGTTGGGGGGCCGGCGGTACCTTCACCTGGATGAAGGGCCGGGAGCAGCCGGACGGGGGAGACTGGCAAGACATGACCGGGTATCGCATTCCGCCACTCAAGCTGACCGCCTACGTACAGTTCAAGCCGAGCGAGGTCTGGAGCAACCGCGTGCAGGCCACCTACTTTGAGGGTGAAGACTACCGCCTGCACGGTGTTGCCAGCTTCGGTCGGCGCAAGGTCGATGGCTACACCACCGTGGACCTGATCAGCCAGTACCAACTGAGCAATGACGACCAGGTCAGCGTAGGCCTGCAGAACCTGTTCAATCGGGACTACTACCCGCTCTACAGCCAGCTGATGCGCAGCAGCACCAACACCAGCCACCTGCCGGCACCCGGCACCGTACTGACGGCCAGCTACACCCATCAATGGTAA
- a CDS encoding FecR family protein has protein sequence MSRAPRNAKDYSQEDEAIARFREDLKQRFPLPAPTPAKKKRTTAKALGVLLLAMAAGAAWVDPAYHAQHVASQVGQRQALQLADGSTVLLDSDSEMTVSWHLRTRQVTLTRGQALFDVAPMVYRPFLVDAGSAAVRVVGTRFNVNRLEQEVQVTVAEGKVAVRGGATDALALLEPGQQLRVRQGVPGPVTTVNADDVSAWKDSRLVFESTPLAEVIATLQRYRRQPITLMEPNLARLPVSGVFDSNHVERLLALLPGILPLSVTTAPDGAVRINAHDRKK, from the coding sequence ATGAGCCGGGCCCCGCGCAATGCCAAGGACTACAGCCAGGAAGACGAGGCAATCGCCCGCTTTCGTGAAGACCTCAAGCAGCGTTTTCCGCTGCCCGCGCCCACCCCGGCCAAGAAAAAGCGCACAACGGCCAAGGCCCTTGGCGTGCTGTTGCTGGCAATGGCTGCCGGCGCGGCCTGGGTCGATCCGGCCTACCACGCCCAGCACGTCGCCAGCCAGGTCGGTCAGCGCCAGGCGCTGCAACTGGCCGATGGCAGTACGGTCCTGCTCGACAGCGACAGCGAGATGACGGTCAGTTGGCACCTGCGCACGCGCCAGGTCACGCTGACAAGGGGCCAGGCGCTGTTTGACGTCGCGCCGATGGTGTACCGCCCGTTCCTGGTCGATGCCGGGTCGGCCGCGGTGCGGGTGGTGGGGACTCGCTTCAACGTCAATCGGCTTGAGCAAGAGGTGCAGGTCACCGTGGCCGAAGGCAAGGTGGCTGTTCGGGGAGGTGCCACCGACGCGCTCGCGCTACTCGAACCCGGCCAGCAATTGCGCGTGCGCCAAGGCGTCCCGGGCCCGGTGACAACGGTCAACGCCGACGATGTCAGCGCCTGGAAAGACAGCCGGCTGGTGTTTGAAAGCACTCCGCTGGCCGAGGTGATCGCCACGCTCCAGCGCTACCGCCGCCAGCCGATCACGCTCATGGAGCCGAATCTCGCCCGCCTGCCGGTGTCCGGTGTGTTCGACAGCAACCACGTTGAGCGTCTGCTGGCGCTGTTGCCCGGCATCTTGCCCCTAAGTGTCACCACCGCACCCGATGGAGCGGTGCGAATCAATGCCCATGACCGGAAAAAATAG
- a CDS encoding RNA polymerase sigma factor, with translation MQVDPPKPSLLTTLVRHYEELVDHVRRRFGERVFARDVVHDLCIQLLEKDEKDDVRSPLALLRKIAHDTAVTRYRSDRRREAWMVAVPVLPEVASAAPSQQRHLEGARALELLTEAIAQLPPRCQMVFVMHKVHELPQAEVAERMGISLKTVEKHLRLGMSACREHLGAEVLS, from the coding sequence GTGCAGGTCGACCCTCCCAAGCCATCACTGCTCACTACGCTGGTTCGTCATTACGAAGAGCTGGTGGATCACGTTCGCCGACGTTTTGGCGAACGGGTCTTCGCACGCGATGTGGTGCATGACCTGTGCATCCAATTGCTCGAAAAGGATGAAAAGGACGATGTGCGCTCGCCCCTGGCGTTGCTGCGCAAAATCGCCCACGACACGGCCGTCACGCGCTATCGCAGCGATCGTCGGCGCGAGGCCTGGATGGTGGCGGTGCCAGTGTTGCCGGAGGTCGCCAGCGCTGCGCCGAGCCAGCAACGCCATCTTGAGGGCGCCAGGGCCCTGGAGTTGCTGACCGAAGCGATTGCCCAGCTGCCGCCGCGTTGCCAGATGGTGTTCGTCATGCACAAGGTGCACGAGTTGCCCCAGGCCGAGGTGGCCGAGCGCATGGGCATTTCCCTGAAAACGGTAGAGAAGCACCTTCGCCTGGGCATGAGCGCTTGCCGGGAGCACCTGGGTGCCGAGGTATTGTCATGA
- a CDS encoding nitrilase-related carbon-nitrogen hydrolase — translation MRKILLSALALVVIAAMSGYGFWTEQRPAGHYLSDLRIELALSEGTPAGKGNLLGVEPQLYPGDYQNLHRLHRKLAAYLEQARTQGLINARTIVILPEHIGTWLWARGEKNELYQVTERREAWQWLELSNPIRYGLAMLGAEGDDWRADAHLRMKAQQMANDYQQLFGGLAKEFGVTLVAGSIVLPSPYVEHGTLQVGTGALYNSTLVFAGDGSVLGQPQLQQHPDGDVRRYIDSGTDQPPQVLQTPAGRLGVLIGSDSWYPSNQQQLANQSAQFIANPAFLGGKDSWNGPWRGNRHQPLAATLPFKPGEVSEARAWQQLTLNANPGGMSSMSVFLRGRFWDVVADGQGFANRDGLNLNGNSAHGARLLNLWL, via the coding sequence ATGCGAAAAATTCTGTTGAGCGCCCTGGCGCTGGTTGTCATTGCTGCGATGAGCGGCTACGGGTTCTGGACCGAGCAGCGGCCGGCGGGGCATTACCTGTCGGATTTGCGTATCGAGCTGGCCCTGAGCGAAGGCACCCCCGCGGGCAAAGGCAATTTGCTTGGGGTCGAGCCGCAGCTGTACCCGGGTGACTACCAGAACCTGCATCGCCTGCACCGCAAGTTGGCGGCCTATCTGGAACAGGCGCGCACCCAGGGCCTGATCAATGCCCGCACCATTGTCATCCTGCCCGAGCACATCGGCACCTGGCTGTGGGCTCGGGGCGAGAAGAACGAGCTGTACCAGGTCACCGAGCGACGCGAGGCCTGGCAGTGGCTGGAGCTCAGCAACCCGATCCGTTATGGCCTGGCCATGCTGGGCGCCGAAGGCGATGACTGGCGCGCCGATGCCCACCTGCGCATGAAGGCGCAGCAGATGGCCAATGACTACCAGCAACTTTTCGGCGGCCTGGCCAAGGAGTTTGGCGTCACGCTGGTGGCAGGTTCCATCGTGCTGCCCTCCCCCTATGTGGAACACGGCACCCTCCAGGTCGGCACCGGCGCGCTGTACAACAGCACCCTGGTGTTCGCCGGGGACGGTTCGGTGCTCGGCCAGCCGCAACTTCAACAGCACCCTGACGGCGACGTGCGGCGCTACATCGACAGCGGCACCGACCAGCCCCCGCAAGTGCTGCAGACCCCGGCCGGACGCCTGGGCGTGCTGATCGGCAGCGACAGCTGGTACCCGAGCAACCAGCAACAACTGGCCAACCAATCGGCGCAGTTCATTGCCAATCCGGCGTTCCTGGGCGGCAAGGACAGCTGGAACGGCCCCTGGCGCGGCAACCGTCACCAGCCTCTGGCGGCCACACTGCCGTTCAAGCCGGGTGAAGTCAGCGAAGCCCGGGCCTGGCAGCAATTGACCTTGAACGCCAACCCCGGGGGCATGAGCAGCATGAGCGTGTTTCTGCGCGGACGCTTCTGGGATGTCGTCGCCGACGGTCAGGGCTTTGCCAACCGCGACGGGCTGAACCTCAACGGCAACAGCGCCCACGGCGCTCGTTTGCTCAACTTGTGGCTGTAG
- a CDS encoding AraC family transcriptional regulator: protein MTRPRMRLGDLSVGFVQSLEDALKQHGIEPTALLKRYGLDTVRLAEAGGRLSIPRYMHLGHAAIELTGDPALGLQMGRLSRLSQAGLAGVTAAQAPTVGDAARTLLRFEPLYASNYRGRSSFHEDGNGAWLRFYSISPYNTYNRFVVDSLLSGWLAQLSNLAGTPLLADRVEIEFEAPAYASHYQALCSTPVHFGAQTNQLRLSRASLGLSNPAHCPSTWQHLLNLCEAELEQRTRIRSLGERIAHLLGPLLNGGREPDLEEVARHLQLPTWTLRRKLTEEGTQFRAILNDTRRDLAMTYIRDTELAFGEIAYLLGFASAEAFQRAFKRWNSITPGEFRRSQRRTG, encoded by the coding sequence ATGACCCGCCCACGGATGCGCCTGGGTGATCTCTCGGTGGGTTTTGTCCAGAGCCTTGAAGATGCACTGAAGCAACACGGCATCGAGCCCACAGCGCTTCTGAAGCGCTATGGGCTCGATACTGTGCGCCTGGCTGAAGCGGGTGGACGATTGTCCATCCCGCGCTACATGCACCTGGGCCATGCCGCCATTGAGCTGACCGGCGACCCGGCACTGGGCCTGCAGATGGGCCGCCTCAGCCGCTTGAGCCAGGCGGGCCTGGCCGGCGTCACGGCGGCCCAGGCGCCGACCGTCGGCGACGCGGCACGCACGCTGCTGCGTTTTGAACCGCTGTACGCCTCAAACTACCGTGGCCGCTCAAGCTTTCACGAAGACGGCAACGGTGCCTGGCTGCGTTTCTACTCCATCAGCCCCTACAACACCTACAACCGCTTTGTCGTGGATTCGCTGCTGTCTGGCTGGCTGGCCCAGCTGTCGAACCTGGCCGGTACGCCCCTGCTGGCCGACCGGGTGGAAATCGAATTCGAGGCGCCCGCCTATGCCTCGCACTATCAGGCGCTGTGCAGCACCCCGGTGCACTTTGGCGCCCAGACCAATCAACTGCGCCTGAGCCGAGCAAGCCTTGGGCTGAGCAATCCGGCGCATTGCCCCAGTACCTGGCAGCACCTGCTGAACCTGTGTGAGGCGGAGCTGGAGCAGCGCACGCGGATTCGCAGCCTGGGCGAGCGCATAGCTCACCTGCTGGGGCCGCTGCTCAATGGCGGACGGGAACCGGATCTGGAAGAAGTGGCGCGTCATCTGCAACTGCCCACCTGGACACTGCGACGCAAGCTGACCGAGGAAGGCACGCAGTTTCGCGCCATCCTCAACGATACGCGGCGCGATCTGGCCATGACCTACATCCGTGACACGGAGCTGGCCTTTGGCGAGATCGCCTATTTGCTGGGATTTGCTTCGGCTGAAGCCTTCCAGCGCGCGTTCAAGCGCTGGAACAGCATCACCCCGGGAGAGTTTCGCCGCAGCCAGCGGCGTACCGGCTGA
- a CDS encoding DUF2242 domain-containing protein, translating to MSKSTVFSALGLALVLAGVSGCSSKKAAIYEHENFDDSGTFSRNFPVSEAGSCEAARRALLSQGYIITSSGAGQVNGNKSFQQTGDSHLQISFNVVCAPDSGDAKRSTMFANALQDRYALKKSNTSASLGVGVLGSVSMPIGSSDDSMVKVASETVTSAKFYERYFALVESFLPKEQKKKAAPKKAVEQPAPELGIPEPAPADLTPTDAAAPAPAPAPEASVAPQASEPAPVQQPAAAEAAPAPVVDDSKGSMPVAPPAEAAPISAEQPAPAAAEPVPTVAPLAPVSNPEQAPL from the coding sequence ATGTCAAAGTCAACCGTCTTCAGTGCGCTCGGGCTGGCCCTGGTGCTGGCGGGTGTTTCCGGCTGTTCTTCCAAGAAAGCTGCCATCTACGAACACGAGAATTTCGACGACTCGGGAACCTTTTCGCGCAACTTCCCGGTCAGCGAAGCAGGTTCGTGTGAAGCCGCCCGCCGTGCCTTGCTCAGCCAGGGCTACATCATCACCAGTAGCGGTGCCGGCCAGGTCAATGGCAACAAGAGCTTCCAGCAGACAGGCGATTCGCACCTGCAAATCAGCTTCAACGTGGTTTGCGCCCCCGACAGTGGTGATGCCAAGCGTTCGACCATGTTCGCCAACGCCCTGCAGGACCGTTATGCCCTGAAAAAATCCAACACCTCCGCGAGCCTCGGGGTAGGGGTGCTGGGTTCGGTGTCGATGCCCATCGGCTCCTCCGACGACTCCATGGTCAAGGTCGCCAGCGAAACGGTGACCTCGGCCAAGTTCTACGAGCGTTACTTCGCCCTGGTCGAGAGCTTCCTGCCTAAGGAACAGAAGAAAAAGGCGGCACCGAAAAAGGCTGTCGAACAGCCTGCGCCTGAGTTGGGCATCCCTGAGCCTGCGCCTGCTGACTTGACGCCAACCGATGCGGCCGCACCGGCCCCAGCCCCAGCCCCGGAAGCTTCTGTGGCGCCACAGGCCAGCGAACCGGCACCCGTCCAGCAGCCAGCAGCTGCGGAGGCTGCACCGGCCCCTGTAGTCGACGACAGCAAGGGTTCGATGCCAGTTGCACCGCCGGCTGAGGCCGCGCCGATCAGCGCCGAGCAGCCGGCCCCGGCAGCGGCTGAGCCGGTACCGACCGTTGCCCCGCTTGCGCCTGTCAGTAATCCTGAGCAGGCGCCGCTGTAA
- a CDS encoding SDR family oxidoreductase yields the protein MIDWSAGDSSHNGRVALVTGAAQGIGLGIAAWLIAEGWQVVLTDLDRARGAKAAKVLGDNAWFIGMDVADEGQVKTGVAEVLGQFGRLDALVCNAAIADPHNTTLETLSLAHWNRVLAVNLGGPMLLAKHCAPYLRAHGGAIVNLASTRAAQSEPDTEAYAASKGGLLALTHALAVSLGPEIRVNAVSPGWIDARDPSQRRAEPLTETDHAQHPAGRVGTVEDVAAMVAWLLSRNAGFVTGQEFVVDGGMTKKMIYA from the coding sequence GTGATCGACTGGTCAGCGGGTGACAGCAGCCATAACGGCCGCGTCGCCCTGGTGACCGGTGCGGCGCAAGGCATCGGCCTGGGCATTGCTGCCTGGCTGATTGCCGAGGGCTGGCAAGTGGTACTCACCGATCTTGATCGTGCGCGCGGCGCCAAGGCCGCCAAGGTGCTGGGTGACAACGCCTGGTTCATTGGCATGGATGTCGCTGACGAGGGTCAGGTCAAGACCGGCGTGGCCGAGGTGCTCGGCCAGTTCGGTCGCCTCGATGCGCTGGTGTGCAATGCCGCCATCGCCGATCCGCACAACACCACTCTGGAAACCCTCAGCCTTGCGCACTGGAATCGTGTGCTGGCGGTCAACCTGGGTGGGCCCATGTTGCTGGCCAAGCACTGTGCGCCGTATCTGCGCGCTCATGGCGGCGCCATCGTCAACCTGGCCTCGACCCGCGCGGCCCAATCCGAACCCGACACAGAAGCCTACGCGGCGAGTAAGGGCGGCCTGCTGGCCCTGACGCACGCTCTGGCGGTGAGCCTGGGGCCGGAGATCCGCGTGAACGCTGTGAGCCCTGGCTGGATCGACGCACGTGATCCGTCCCAGCGCCGCGCCGAGCCACTGACCGAAACCGACCACGCCCAGCATCCAGCGGGCAGGGTGGGGACAGTGGAGGATGTAGCCGCCATGGTTGCCTGGTTGTTGTCACGCAATGCCGGCTTCGTGACTGGCCAGGAGTTCGTGGTCGACGGCGGCATGACCAAGAAGATGATCTACGCCTAG
- a CDS encoding O-succinylhomoserine sulfhydrylase, with protein sequence MTQEWDAGRLDSDLEGVAFDTLAVRAGQHRTPEGEHSDPLFFTSSYVFRTAADAAARFAGEVPGNVYSRYTNPTVRAFEERIAALEGAEQAVATSTGMSAILSTVMALCSAGDHVLVSQSVFGSTISLFEKYFKRFGVEVDYVPLVDLAGWEQAIKANTKLLFVESPSNPLAELVDISALAEIAHAKGAQLVVDNCFSTPALQQPLKLGADIVVHSATKFIDGQGRCMGGVVAGRSEQMKEVVGFLRTAGPSLSPFNAWIFLKGLETLNLRMRAHCANAQALAEWLEQQDGIEKVHYAGLESHPQHELAKRQMSGFGAVVSFEVKGGKEGAWRFIDATRLISITANLGDSKTTITHPGTTSHGRLSPQEREAAGIRDSLIRVAVGLEDVVDLKADLARGLAAL encoded by the coding sequence ATGACACAGGAATGGGATGCCGGGCGCCTGGACAGCGACCTCGAAGGGGTCGCTTTTGACACGCTGGCGGTACGCGCCGGCCAGCATCGCACGCCGGAGGGTGAGCACAGCGATCCGCTGTTCTTCACCTCCAGCTACGTGTTCCGTACAGCGGCTGATGCCGCTGCGCGGTTCGCCGGCGAGGTTCCAGGCAACGTCTATTCACGCTACACCAACCCCACCGTACGCGCGTTTGAAGAGCGCATCGCCGCCCTGGAAGGTGCCGAGCAGGCAGTGGCTACGTCCACTGGCATGTCAGCGATCCTGTCCACGGTAATGGCCTTGTGCAGCGCTGGCGATCACGTGCTGGTCTCCCAGAGCGTGTTTGGCTCGACCATCAGCCTGTTCGAGAAGTACTTCAAGCGCTTCGGTGTCGAAGTCGACTACGTTCCTCTGGTGGATCTCGCCGGTTGGGAACAGGCAATCAAGGCCAACACCAAGCTGCTGTTCGTCGAGTCGCCGTCCAACCCGCTGGCCGAGCTTGTGGATATCTCGGCGCTTGCCGAGATCGCCCATGCCAAGGGCGCCCAGTTGGTGGTCGACAACTGCTTCAGCACCCCGGCCTTGCAGCAACCGCTGAAGCTGGGTGCCGACATTGTCGTGCATTCGGCTACCAAGTTCATCGACGGCCAGGGCCGTTGCATGGGGGGTGTGGTTGCCGGGCGCAGCGAGCAGATGAAAGAAGTTGTGGGCTTCCTGCGCACCGCAGGGCCGTCCCTGAGCCCCTTCAACGCCTGGATTTTCCTCAAGGGCCTCGAAACCCTGAACCTGCGCATGCGCGCCCACTGTGCCAACGCACAGGCCCTGGCCGAGTGGCTGGAGCAGCAGGACGGCATCGAGAAGGTTCATTACGCTGGTCTCGAAAGCCATCCGCAGCATGAGCTGGCCAAGCGTCAGATGAGCGGCTTCGGTGCAGTGGTGAGCTTTGAGGTCAAGGGCGGCAAAGAGGGCGCCTGGCGCTTCATCGACGCCACCCGGCTGATTTCGATCACGGCCAACCTGGGCGACAGCAAGACCACCATCACCCACCCGGGCACCACCTCCCACGGCCGTCTGTCGCCGCAGGAGCGTGAGGCCGCCGGCATTCGCGACAGCCTGATCCGCGTGGCCGTGGGTCTGGAAGATGTCGTTGACCTGAAGGCCGACCTGGCCCGCGGTCTGGCGGCGCTGTGA
- the purF gene encoding amidophosphoribosyltransferase: MCGIVGIVGKSNVNQALYDALTVLQHRGQDAAGIVTSHDGRLFLRKDNGLVRDVFQQRHMQRLVGHMGIGHVRYPTAGSSTSAEAQPFYVNSPYGITLAHNGNLTNVEQLAKEIYESDLRHVNTSSDSEVLLNVFAHELAVRGKLQPTEEDVFAAVTDVHNRCVGGYAVVAMITGYGIVGFRDPHGIRPIVFGQRHTDEGVEYMIASESVSLDVLGFTLIRDLAPGEAVYITEEGKLHTRQCAVNPQLAPCIFEHVYLARPDSIIDGVSVYKARLRMGEKLAEKIQRERPDHDIDVVIPIPDTSRTAALELANHLGVKFREGFVKNRYIGRTFIMPGQAARKKSVRQKLNAIELEFRGKNVMLVDDSIVRGTTCKQIIQMAREAGAKNVYFCSAAPAVRYPNVYGIDMPSAHELIAHNRSTEDVAELIGADWLVYQDLPDLIEAVGGGKIKIEHFDCAVFDGKYVTGDIDEAYLDKIEQARNDASKVKNQAVSAIIDLYNN, encoded by the coding sequence ATGTGTGGCATCGTCGGTATCGTCGGTAAGTCGAACGTCAATCAGGCGCTGTATGACGCGCTAACCGTCCTCCAGCACCGCGGCCAGGACGCTGCCGGTATTGTGACCAGCCATGATGGCCGGTTATTCCTGCGCAAGGACAATGGTCTGGTCCGTGATGTGTTCCAGCAGCGCCATATGCAGCGCCTGGTGGGCCACATGGGCATCGGTCACGTGCGCTACCCAACAGCGGGCAGCTCGACCTCGGCTGAAGCCCAGCCGTTTTATGTCAACTCGCCCTACGGCATCACCCTGGCGCACAACGGCAACCTGACCAACGTTGAACAGTTGGCCAAGGAGATCTACGAGTCCGACCTGCGCCACGTCAACACCAGTTCCGACTCCGAAGTCCTGCTCAATGTCTTCGCCCATGAGCTGGCGGTGCGTGGCAAGCTGCAGCCGACCGAAGAAGACGTGTTTGCCGCAGTGACCGACGTGCACAACCGTTGTGTCGGTGGTTACGCCGTGGTGGCGATGATCACCGGTTACGGTATTGTCGGCTTCCGCGATCCTCATGGCATTCGCCCGATCGTCTTCGGCCAGCGTCACACCGACGAAGGCGTGGAGTACATGATCGCCTCCGAAAGCGTTTCCCTGGACGTGCTCGGCTTCACCCTGATCCGCGATCTGGCGCCGGGCGAAGCGGTGTACATCACTGAGGAAGGCAAGCTGCACACGCGTCAGTGCGCCGTGAACCCACAGCTGGCCCCGTGCATCTTCGAGCACGTCTACCTGGCCCGTCCTGACTCGATCATCGACGGTGTCTCGGTGTACAAGGCGCGCCTGCGCATGGGCGAGAAGCTGGCCGAGAAAATCCAGCGCGAGCGTCCGGACCATGACATCGACGTGGTCATCCCGATTCCCGACACCAGCCGTACCGCTGCACTGGAATTGGCCAACCACCTGGGCGTCAAGTTCCGCGAAGGCTTCGTCAAGAACCGCTACATCGGCCGTACGTTCATCATGCCCGGCCAGGCGGCGCGCAAGAAATCGGTCCGCCAGAAGCTCAACGCCATCGAGCTGGAATTCCGCGGCAAGAACGTGATGCTGGTGGATGACTCCATCGTCCGTGGCACCACCTGCAAGCAGATCATCCAGATGGCCCGCGAAGCTGGCGCCAAGAACGTCTACTTCTGCTCCGCAGCCCCGGCTGTGCGCTACCCCAACGTCTACGGCATCGACATGCCGAGCGCTCATGAACTGATCGCCCACAACCGCAGCACCGAGGATGTCGCCGAGCTGATCGGCGCCGACTGGCTGGTCTACCAGGACCTGCCGGACCTGATCGAGGCTGTTGGCGGTGGCAAGATCAAGATCGAGCATTTCGACTGCGCCGTGTTCGACGGTAAGTACGTTACCGGCGACATCGACGAGGCCTACCTGGACAAGATCGAGCAGGCGCGCAACGACGCCTCCAAGGTCAAGAACCAGGCGGTCAGCGCCATCATCGACCTGTACAACAACTGA